Genomic DNA from Haloplanus sp. HW8-1:
AGCAGGATTCGCACTTCCACGACATCGCCTTCGAGGTGGTGGGGAGCGACGACACCTTCACCATCTCGACGACGCGGCCGGAACTCCTGCCGGCCTGCGTGGCCGTGTTCGTCCATCCCGACGACGACGAGAACGCCTCTCTCGTGGGCGAAGAGGCCGAGATTCCCCTCTTCGGCCAGACCGTCCCCATCATCGAGGACGAACGCGTCGACATGGAGACCGGGTCGGGTATCGTGATGTGCTGTACCTTCGGCGACCAGACCGACATCGAGTGGTACCAGGCCCACGACCTGCCGCTTCGCATCGCCATCGACGAGTCGGGGACGATGACCGACGTGGCCGACGAGTACGAGGGGCTGTCGGCCGACGAGGCCCGCGAGGCCATCGTCGCCGACCTCGACGACGCCGAGGCGCTTCTGGACCGTCGGCCCATCACCCACGTGGTCAACGTCCACGAGCGGTGTGACACGGAAGTCGAGTTCCTGGTGACCGAGCAGTGGTACGTCAAACTCCTCGACAAGACCGAGGAGTATCTGGAGGCGGGCCGGTCGATGGAGTGGTTCCCCGACAAGATGTTCACGCGGTACAAAAACTGGATCGAGGGACTCCAGTGGGACTGGGCCATCTCCCGACAGCGCTCGTCGGGCATCCCGTTCCCGGTCTGGTACTGTGGCGACTGCGATACGGAGATCATCGCCGACCGCGAGCAGTTGCCGGTCGACCCCCTCTCGGACGACCCGCCCGTGGACCACTGCCCGGAGTGTGACCACGACGAACTCGTTCCCGAGGACGACGTCTTCGACACCTGGGCCACCTCGTCGCTGACGCCGCTGATCAACGCTGGCTGGGACTGGAACCCGGAGACCGAGGAGATGGAGATCCAGCGCCCGGAGCTCTACCGGATGAACATGCGCCCGCAGGGCCACGACATCATCTCCTTCTGGCTGTTCCACACCGTCGTGAAGTGTTACGAGCACACCGGCGAGGTCCCATTCGAGAGCGTGATGATCAACGGGATGGTGCTCGACGAGAACCGCGTGAAGATGTCGAAATCCCTGGGGAACATCGTCTCGCCGGACGAAGTGCTGGCGGAGTACCCCGTCGACGCCGCGCGCTACTGGGCCGCCGGCAGCGCCGTCGGCGACGACCTCCCCTACAAAGAGAAGGGGCTGCGGGCGGGCGAACGCCTGCTGCGCAAACTATGGAACGCGTCGAAGCTCGTCGACGATCTGACGCCCGAGAAGCGCCCCCCACGGCCGGATCTCCGCGAGATCGACCGCTGGATGCTCGCGGAACTCGACGACCGGATCGAGACGGTCACCGGCCACTTCGAGCGCCGTGAGTTCTCGAAGGCACGCGACAGCCTCCGTTCCTTTTTCTGGCATACGTTCTGTGACGACTACCTCGAAATCGCCAAACAGCGCCTCCGAGACGGCGACGATCGCTCCGCCGCCTACACGCTCCAGACCGCCCACCGGCGGTTCTGCAAGCTGTTCGCGCCCATCCTCGCACACGTCACCGAGGAACTCTGGCGGGACATGTACAGCGGTGGGAGCGTCCACACGACCGACTGGCCCGAGCCACTCGGCGTCGAGGCGGACCTCGCGGCCGGCGAGCGGGCGATGGCGGTCGTCGGCGCCCTCCGGAAGTACAAGACCGACCACGAACTGTCGATGAACGCCGACCTAGACGCGGTGCGGGTGTACGGCGACGTCGCGGCCTTCGCCGAGGACATCGAGCGCGTGATGCACGTCGGCGACCTGGAATCGGTCGACGAGGAACCGCCGGTCGAGTCCGTGGTGACGGGCGTCGACCTCGACTACTCGCTCGTCGGCCCCGAGTACGGTGGGCGGGTGTCGGCCATCGAAGACGCCATCGCGAACGGAGCCTACGAGGTCGTCGGCGATCATCTCCACGTCGCCGACGTCGAACTCGACCCCGAGATGTTCGAACTGGAGGAAGAACGACGCTACGCTGGCGAGGGGGAGATGATCGAGGCGGGCGAGACGGTCGTCATCGTCCGGAACTAACCCTGGAGCCCGCTCAGTCTCTCACACGACGTGTCGTGTGACTCGGCGTCTACTCGTTCCGTTCGACGACTCGGACCCCGTTGGAGCAACGCCCGGTTCCGCCTGGCCGACCTGTCTCGAGGACCGAATCACGCTCCTGTACGTCGTCGCCAACAGCGACGACACCGTCGCCAGTGGGTGAGAAAACCGACCGACCAGTACCCGCAGTGGGCGCGAGTACGGCGTCGGTCTAGACACGGTCGTCGTCTACTCGACGTCGACGCCGACCGCCTCGGCGACGGAGTCGAAGCCGTCCCGCTCCAGCAGTTCGAGTAGCCCGCGGTTGATGTCGCGGGCGAGCCCCGGTCCCTCGTACACCAGCCCGGTGTACAGTTGGACGACGCTCGCCCCGGCACGGATCTTCCGGTAGGCGCCCCTCGCGTCGGTGATCCCGCCGACGCCGACGATCGGCACGTCGGTTCGCTCGGCGATGAAGCGGATCGTCCCCGTCGCCCGCTCCTCGATGGGTTTGCCCGAGAGCCCGCCCCGCTCGGCCCGGTTCGGATGCCGCAGGTCGGGCGGGCGCTCGACGGTCGTGTTGGTCGCGATGACACCCGACAGATCTAGGTCGTCGACGACGGCGAGTGCCTCGTCGATGGCCGGGGCGGCCAGGTCGGGAGAGAGTTTCACCAACAACGGCTCCGCGCCCGCGTCGACGAGTCCCCCGAGGATGCGTTCGAGCGACTCGCGGTGTTGCAGATCACGCAGCCCCGGTGTGTTCGGACTGGAGACGTTGACGACGAAGTAGTCGCCGGCGTCGGCGACACGCTCGTAGGTGTACCGGTAGTCGTCCGCCGCCTCGTCGAGCGGCGTCGTCTTCGACTTCCCGATGTTCACCCCGACCGGGGCCTCGGGGAGAGCCGCCTCGTCGAGTCTGGCGCCGATCCGGTCGGCGCCCTCGTTGTTGAAGCCCATGCGGTTGATCAACGCGCCGTCCTCGGGGAGTCGGAAGAGCCGCGGCCGGGGGTTCCCGGACTGGCGCTCGGCGGTGACGCCACCCACCTCGACGTGGCCGAACCCGAGCGCCGTCAGGATCGACGGGAGTTCGGCGTTCTTGTCGAAGCCGGCGGCGACGCCGACGGGACTGTCGAAGGTGAGGCCGAACGCCTCCGTCTCCAGTCGGTCGTCGTCGACGACATAGCGGTCACGAAGTCGGTCCTCGATTGTCGTCCCCTGGACGGTCCGGAGCAGTCGGTGCGTGGCGCGGTGGGCCGTCTCGGCCGGTAGGGCGAACAGCAACGGTTTGCACAGGTCGTAGCCCTTCATGGCCGTCTTGCCCGCTCGCTGCCGGGATCGCGAACGATCATCGGTGCTCAGAAGTCGTGTTCGACGTCGTCCGGATCGGCTTTCTGGATGATGATCTTCCCGTCGCGCACGCGGACGAACACCTCGTCGCCGATGTCCATCCCCGCCACGGCGAGTTCGTCTTCGTGCAGGTTGACGTGGACGTTGTGGTATTCGCCGTTTTCGTCCTTGGCGCCGCTTGGACTGAGCTTCTTTTTCCGGACCATCGGGGCTGTCTAGCCCCCTTTCGCCACAGGACACACATAAGTGTTGTCTACTCCAGGGTCCGTGGATCGAACGTCGCCGACACACCCCGCTTCCCGCCAGGATTTATACGTGTTTTTCCCCGACGAGCCCTCGCTTTGCCGATATATTTATGTTGTGGCATGTGCTCGATTCCCATAGAGGTGCAAAATCATGGTACGAGAGGACGGTAAGCGGAACTTCGTGATGCGTGAGGACGGCGAGGAGGACAGCGTGTTCTCGGGGAACATGCCCCGACAGGCCGCACTGAAGGCGGCACGGCGACTTTCCCCAGCGGAGTCGGAGGACGACGCCGAAGCCGACCCTACGGAGATCCGTCTTCGGGAGAAAGGGACCGACAAGGTCCACATCTTCGACGCGTGGGCGTGGGAGCAGGAGGCACCGGGCGACAAACCCGACTGGATGGGCGACCGTATCACGAAGGGCAACGTCTCGAAGAAGGGAATCGAACACCTCGACGAGTGACGAGTGGGGGGCGTCGCGGTGCCCCACCGACCAGTGCCGACAGGGCTTTGTCGGTCCGCCGATCACCTCCGTGCGCGCGGCCGCTCCCCGGTGGGACCGCTCGTACGAGCGAGGGATGACCGACCGGCCTCCAGCCGCGCAATATCCGTCACCGCGGACACCGTCCTCTCGCTTATCACCGGAGCGTGACGCACACCCGTGGAAACGAGTGACGATGCGCGGTCATTTCGACGGCCTTATTTATACCACCGTCCTCCGCAGTAGTACGCGCGTCGTCGGCCCCGATCCGTCGACCGGACACGATCCGGACGACTCACGATCGACGGCCGGCGGCGGAACGCTTCCGACGCCCTTAAGTGTATAAGGGGGCTCGGTGGTAATGCGAAGGGCGAGGGCGACGGTGCCCTCGGCCTCCCCGGACCGGTCACGCCGACCGGGGTGATTCCACGCCCGATCAACGGGCTTATGTGGGTTGCCCTCCTCGGTTCAGGTCCGGACGAAACATGAGGATCCCACCCCTGCGGTCCGCCGTAAGCCGGGATCTGATGTGAGCCTTGGTGGTTCGGTGTCACCCGGTCGGCGCGGTGACTCGAACCACGGACCTCAGTGGTCTATACGACGCGGAGACTGTCTCTCAGAGAGAGACAATCTCCCCGCCACCCCTCACTCGCAAGAGTGAGCCCATTCCGGTTGATCCTGCCGGAGGCCATTGCTATCGGGGTCCGATTTAGCCATGCTAGTTGCACGAGTTCAGACTCGTAGCGAATAGCTCCGTAACACGTGGCCAAACCACCCTCCAGCGAGCGATAACCTCGGGAAACTGAGGCTAATAGCTCATCCCCGTCTCACGTTGGAATACCGAGACGCGCAAAGCTTACGCGCTGAAGGACGTGGCTGCGGCCGATTAGGTAGACGGTGGGGTAACGGCCCACCGTGCCGATAATCGGTACGGGTTGTGAGAGCAAGAACCCGGAGACGGAATCTGAGACAAGATTCCGGGCCCTACGGGGCGCAGCAGGCGCGAAACCTTTACACTGCACGCAAGTGCGATAAGGGGACCCCGAGTGCGAGGGCATATAGTCCTCGCTTTTCAGTACCGTAGGGAGGTACTGGAATAAGAGCTGGGCAAGACCGGTGCCAGCCGCCGCGGTAATACCGGCAGCTCGAGTGATGGCCGATCTTATTGGGCCTAAAGCGTTCGTAGCCGGCCACGCAAGTTCATCGGGAAATCCGCCAGCCCAACTGGCGGGCGTCCGGTGAAAACTGTGTGGCTTGGGACCGGAAGACCCGAAGGGTACGTCTTGGGTAGGAGTGAAATCCCGTAATCCTGGACGGACCGCCGATGGCGAAAGCACTTCGGGAAGACGGATCCGACGGTGAGGGACGAAAGCCAGGGTCTCGAACCGGATTAGATACCCGGGTAGTCCTGGCCGTAAACGATGTCTGCTAGGTGTGACTCCCACTACGAGTGGGTGTTGTGCCGTAGGGAAGCCGCTAAGCAGACCGCCTGGGAAGTACGTCCGCAAGGATGAAACTTAAAGGAATTGGCGGGGGAGCACTACAACCGGAGGAGCCTGCGGTTTAATTGGACTCAACGCCGGACATCTCACCAGCATCGACAGCAACAATGACGATCAGGTTGATGACCTTGTCAGAGCTGCTGAGAGGAGGTGCATGGCCGCCGTCAGCTCGTACCGTGAGGCGTCCTGTTAAGTCAGGCAACGAGCGAGACCCGCACTCCTAATTGCCAGCACCGGCTTCGGCCGGGTGGGTACATTAGGAGGACTGCCGTGGCCAACACGGAGGAAGGAACGGGCAACGGTAGGTCAGTATGCCCCGAATGTGCTGGGCTACACGCGGGCTACAATGGCCAAGACAATGGGTTCCAACCTCGAAAGAGGACGGTAATCTCCTAAACTTGGTCGTAGTTCGGATTGAGGGCTGAAACCCGCCCTCATGAAGCTGGATTCGGTAGTAATCGCGTGTCAGCAGCGCGCGGTGAATACGTCCCTGCTCCTTGCACACACCGCCCGTCAAAGCACCCGAGTGGGGTCCGGATGAGGCCGTCGCACGACGGTCGAATCTGGGCTCCGCAAGGGGGCTTAAGTCGTAACAAGGTAGCCGTAGGGGAATCTGCGGCTGGATCACCTCCTACTGACCGGGACCTCCTTCACGGGAGGCCCACCACACGGCCACTGCCGTCCACGGTTCGCCCACCGCACCGATCGGGCACCGTAGAACCACCACGGCTCACACCACTACGCCAACGCTTCCGCCCTGTGGTGGAAGCGGGCCCATAGCTCAGCGGTAGAGTGCCTCCTTTGCAAGGAGGATGCCCTGGGTTCGAATCCCAGTGGGTCCATGCCAACCCACCCGCGCCGAATCGCACGCCTTAAGTGCGAGACGGCGTTGGGTTGGGTTACGCAAGACCGATGCACCAGCCCGCGAAAGCGCGGCTGGGAAGGGTCGAACGCGCTCGCATCCACGAGAGCGTAATGAGACCGTGTGTACGTGCGATCCAGGCGTCCACTGGACCCGACAGTCAAACCGGGTCACTAGTGTGACAACGATCAATCTGGCTACTGTGCCAGCTGGTGAATGGCTCGGCTCGAGAGCCGATGACGGACGTGCCAAGCTGCGATAAGCCTCAGGGACCTGCATGGAAGGAAAGAACTGAGGATCTCCGAATGGGAATCCCCTCGCAATTGCCTCGCGCAATGGGGAACGCTCCGAATTGAAACATCTCAGTAGGAGCAGGAACAGAACGCAAACCGCGATCCCGTTAGTAACCGCGAGTGAACGCGGGCCAGTCCAAACCGAATCTCTCACGAGACATGTGGTGTCGACTGACGATCACCGTCCGACCCGTCCCGAGAAGTCTCCTGAAACGGAGCGCGATACAGGGTGACAGCCCCGTATCGGGACACAGTACGACGCGAGTCAGTTCAAGAGTAGCGGGGATTGGATATTCCTCGTGAACGTCCCGGGCATCAACCGGGAAGACTAAACACTCCTCGAGACCGATAGCGAACAAGTAGCGTGAGCGAACGCTGAAAAGTATCCCGAGAAGGGAACTGCAATAGAGCCTGAACTCAGTTGGCGATCGAGCGACGGGGCATACAAGGTCCTTCGATAAACGACCGTGGGGCGACCCACCAGTAGGACTCGAAGGAAGCCGATGTTCCGTCGTGCGTTTTGAAAAACGAACCAGGGAGTGCACTTGCTTGGCGAGCCTAACTCGACCATCGAGGAAGGCACAGGGAAACCGATACGGCCGCAGTCTTAGGACCAGGGCCACCGTGTTCAAGCGCGGGGAGTCAAGTGGGTGCGACCCGAAACCGGGTGATCTACGCGTGGGCAGGGTGAAGCGTACCGAAAGGCACGTGGAGGCCCGTTAGGGGTGGTGTCCTACAATACCCTCCCGTGACCTATGCGTAGGGGTGAAAGGCCCATCGAACCCGGCAACAGCTGGTTCCAGCCGAAACATGTCGAAGCATGACCTCTGCTGAGGTAGTCCGCGAGGTAGAGCGACCGATTGGATGACCCGCCTCCGAGAGGAGTCGGCCATCCTGTCGAACTCCGAACTTGCGGACGCCACAGACGCAGGGAGTCCGGTGTGCGGGGTAAGCCTGTGCACCGTAAGGGAGACAACCCAGCGGTAGGTTAAGGTCCCCAAGTGTGGATTAAGTGCGATCGAAGGTGGTCCCGAGCCCTAGACAGCCGGGAGGTGAGCTTAGAAGCAGCTACCCTCTAAGAAAAGCGTAACAGCTTACCGGCCGAGGTTCGGGGCGCCCAAAATGATCGGGGCTCAAATCCACCACCGAGACCTACCCGTGTCCGTCACAGGACAATCGCGTAGGCTGGCACTCCGCTCGGGCGGAAGTACGGGAGAGATTTCGTATGGACCGAGTGGTGACGATAATCCTGGTCACAGTAGCAGCGATAGTCGGGTGTGACACCCGACGGCCTTACGAGCAAGGGTTCCTCGGCACTGCTAATCAGCCGAGGGTTAGCCGATCCTAAGTCTCGCCGTAACTCGACCGAGACAACAGGGAAACTGGTTAATATTCCAGTGCCACCACACGTTGAAAGTCGACGCTTTGGGGACAACCGAGCCGGGCTTTCGCCCGGTCGAATCGAGTACCGCCGTGGAAGCCGTAATGGCAGGAAGCGGCCAACTCTCGAGATAGTGTAAATCGGTCGTACCTAGAGCCCGTGAAAAGACGAGTGTGGTGTTCGTACCGAGATCCGACACAGGTGCTCTGGCAGCGAAAGCCAAGGCCCGTCGGGAGCAACCGGCGTTAGGGAATTCGGCAAGTTAGTCCCGTACGTTCGCAATAAGGGATGCCTGCTCTGTGGAAGAGCAGGTCGCAGTGACTCGGGCGCTCCGACTGTCTAGTAACAACATAGGTGACCGCAAATCCGCAAGGACTCGTACGGTCACTGAATCCTGCCCAGTGCGGGTATCTGAACACCGAGTACAATCGGACGAAGGACCCGTCAACGGCGGGGGTAACTATGACCCTCTTAAGGTAGCGTAGTACCTTGCCGCTTCAGTAGCGGCTTGCATGAATGGATCAACGAGAGCGCCACTGTCCCAACGCTGGGCCCGGTGAACTGTACGTTCCAGTGCGGAGTCTGGAGACCCCCAAGGGGAAGCGAAGACCCTATAGAGCTTTACTGCAGGCTGTCGCTGAGACGTGGTCGCTACTGTGCAGCATAGGTAGGAGGCGGTACACAGGTACCCGCGCTAGCGGGCCACCGAGCCAGCATTGAAATACTACCCGGTAGTGACTGCGACTCTCACTCCTGGCGGAGGACACCGGTAGCCGGGCAGTTTGACTGGGGCGGTACGCGCTCGAAAAGATATCGAGCGCGCCCGATGGTCTCCTCATCCGGGTCGGAAACCCGGAAGAGAGCGCAAGAGCACAAGGAGGCCTGACAGTGATCTTCCCAACGAGGATCGCTGACGCGAAAGCGTGGTCTAGCGAACCCACGAGGTTCATTCATGGGACCCGTGGATGACAGAAAAGCTACCTTAGGGATAACAGAGTCGTCACTCGCAAGAGCACATATCGACCGAGTGGCTTGCTACCTCGATGTCGGTTCCCTCCATCCTGCCCGTGCAGAAGCGGGCAAGGGTGAGGTTGTTCGCCTATTAAAGGAGGTCGTGAGCTGGGTTTAGACCGTCGTGAGACAGGTCGGCTGCTATCTATTGGGGGTGTTGACGGTACCTGACGGGAACAGGCGTATAGTACGAGAGGAACTCCGCCTGGGTGCCACTGGTGTACCGGTTGTCTGAGAAGGCAGTTGCCGGGCAGCCACGCACCACGGGGTAAGAGCTGAACGCATCTAAGCTCGAAACCCACCTGGAAAAGAGGTACCACCGAGGACACTCGTAGAAGACGAGTTAGATAGACTCGGGGTGTACGCGTCGAGGCAACGAGACGTTCAGCCCGCGAGCACTAACAGTCCAAGCCACATTCATTGGAGTTCGCACTGTGACCCGATTCGATTTGATTGTCGGGTCCAGGCGCAAACTGGATCGCACGTACATACGGTCAGACCGACGCTGGCGTGACGACGGTTCGATTCCGTCGGTCGGCATGAAGGCGGCCAGAGCGGCGGGGGCACACCCGTACCCATCCCGAACACGGACGTTAAGCCCGCCTGCGTATCGAGCAGTACTGGAGTGGGCGACCCTCTGGGAGTCTCGGTTCGCCGCCTCACTACTCATACTACGGATGGCGAGCGACGCGTTCGGACGCGTCGCTCGCCCTTTCCATATACACGGAGCGACCGCTAGGCTTAAGCGACGGACGCCGATACTATCGACTGCGCCAAGGTGGCAGAGTCCGGCCTAACGCAGCGGCCTGCAGAGCCGCCCATCGCCGGTTCAAATCCGGCCCTTGGCTCTCACACTTTTCCCTGA
This window encodes:
- a CDS encoding quinone-dependent dihydroorotate dehydrogenase, with product MKGYDLCKPLLFALPAETAHRATHRLLRTVQGTTIEDRLRDRYVVDDDRLETEAFGLTFDSPVGVAAGFDKNAELPSILTALGFGHVEVGGVTAERQSGNPRPRLFRLPEDGALINRMGFNNEGADRIGARLDEAALPEAPVGVNIGKSKTTPLDEAADDYRYTYERVADAGDYFVVNVSSPNTPGLRDLQHRESLERILGGLVDAGAEPLLVKLSPDLAAPAIDEALAVVDDLDLSGVIATNTTVERPPDLRHPNRAERGGLSGKPIEERATGTIRFIAERTDVPIVGVGGITDARGAYRKIRAGASVVQLYTGLVYEGPGLARDINRGLLELLERDGFDSVAEAVGVDVE
- a CDS encoding non-histone chromosomal MC1 family protein, whose amino-acid sequence is MVREDGKRNFVMREDGEEDSVFSGNMPRQAALKAARRLSPAESEDDAEADPTEIRLREKGTDKVHIFDAWAWEQEAPGDKPDWMGDRITKGNVSKKGIEHLDE
- a CDS encoding valine--tRNA ligase, producing the protein MPSGEYDPETVERQWQERWVEEDLYAYGDGAVDPDTVFSIDSPPPTVSGSLHWGHVYGFTLQDFVARYNRMQGGDVFFPFGYDDNGIASERLTEDELDVQHQEYDRDVFQEMCRGVCAKYEADFTEKMQALGISIDWDETYRTIEPRVQRISQLSFIDLYEQGREYRQRAPAIWCPDCETAISQVEMEDSEQDSHFHDIAFEVVGSDDTFTISTTRPELLPACVAVFVHPDDDENASLVGEEAEIPLFGQTVPIIEDERVDMETGSGIVMCCTFGDQTDIEWYQAHDLPLRIAIDESGTMTDVADEYEGLSADEAREAIVADLDDAEALLDRRPITHVVNVHERCDTEVEFLVTEQWYVKLLDKTEEYLEAGRSMEWFPDKMFTRYKNWIEGLQWDWAISRQRSSGIPFPVWYCGDCDTEIIADREQLPVDPLSDDPPVDHCPECDHDELVPEDDVFDTWATSSLTPLINAGWDWNPETEEMEIQRPELYRMNMRPQGHDIISFWLFHTVVKCYEHTGEVPFESVMINGMVLDENRVKMSKSLGNIVSPDEVLAEYPVDAARYWAAGSAVGDDLPYKEKGLRAGERLLRKLWNASKLVDDLTPEKRPPRPDLREIDRWMLAELDDRIETVTGHFERREFSKARDSLRSFFWHTFCDDYLEIAKQRLRDGDDRSAAYTLQTAHRRFCKLFAPILAHVTEELWRDMYSGGSVHTTDWPEPLGVEADLAAGERAMAVVGALRKYKTDHELSMNADLDAVRVYGDVAAFAEDIERVMHVGDLESVDEEPPVESVVTGVDLDYSLVGPEYGGRVSAIEDAIANGAYEVVGDHLHVADVELDPEMFELEEERRYAGEGEMIEAGETVVIVRN